A segment of the Candidatus Hadarchaeales archaeon genome:
GTGAGAGCCATACACCCCTTTTTCTTCAACGTCATCCGATCTTCCTTTGCTTTCATTCTAATTCTTTTTTTGTTCTTGATATTTGACGGAAATTTTGGCAAGCCTTGGATAGTTGCGCTCGCGGCCGCCTCAGGTCTGATCGGGGAGTTTCTAGCCGCCGAGTTGTATTTTATGGTCATGAAGAGAAGCCCTGCCCACATTGTCATTCCAGCCGGAAACACAGACCCGCTGTGGGGGGCGCTAGGGGCGATGGTTCTGCTTGGTGAAAAACCGGGCTCGGCCATTCTCGCCTCCATCATTCTCGTACTCATTGGAACATTTTTGCTCGCCGAACGGAATGGGGAAAAAGATGGGTGGAGGGGAGGCATTTTCCTCGCTCTTCTCGTTGCAGCTCTTTGGGGTATCATGCTGCCGTTTGCAAAAATTTGTCTAGATGAGGGAATGACACAGATTGCCTATCAAACGGTTAGAATCGGAGCTGCGGCTGCTGGGTGTGTCCTCTTCTGGCTTGTCAGCGGTATGCGGGTTGGAGAAGTCGGAAGAAAACCCATCTCTCTTACGCTCGCCTCTGGATTTTTGGCATTCTTTCTTGGCTTCGTGCTTTGGCTAAAAGCTTTGAGTCTCGAGACTGCCAGTTCTCTGGCTCCCTTGCTTGGAGGAAAAGTTGCCTTTGGATTTTTGTTCAGCGTTGTGCTTCTTCGGGAAAGAACCAGTTTAAAAAGCATTGCTGGGGCCTGTCTAATCATGGCTGGAATATTCCTCGCCACGCTTTGAGAATTACGCTTAAATCGAAAAAGTTTTGAGATAAATTTGTGCGAATAACGGTTTTCGGTGGAGCTGGGGAAATAGGAGGAAACCAAATCCTTCTAGAGGGAAAAGAAACCAAAATCTTGCTAGATTTCGGAAGAAGTTTTGCTAGAGAATCACTTTATTTCGATGAACCGTATCTTTCTGCGAGAAAGCCAGAGCATCTTTATTCTTTACATTTGCTTCCGGATATAGAAGGTATTTATCCTTGGGAGGAAATAGAACCCTCCATTTCCGGAATTTTCATATCGCATGCCCATCTCGATCATATGGATTATATTCGATACGTCAAGGAATCCATACCCATTTATGTTGGAGAAGGAACTTGGAAAATAATAACCGCTAGAGATGCCACGGGGAAATCCTCGAAATATCAACTGGCAAAATTCAACGAAAAGTTGTCGGATTCGCCCCAAAGATGCATCGTGCCATGTAGAGGCTTCACCATTCAGCCTTTCAGAACCGGACGAGAACTCTCGGTTGACGAATTCAAAATAAAACCGGTACATGTGGATCATTCTGCCCCAGCAGCGTATGGTTTCATAATTGATGGACCGGAGGGAAGAGTCGTGTATACGGGCGACATTAGATTTCACGGCTACAAGCGAAGCTTCTCCGAAGAGTTCCTGAGGATGGCCGAGAATCCGGATGTCCTGATAACTGAAGGAACAAATCTTGTGGGTTTCAAGCCATCAAGTGAAGAAGAAGTTGGAAGAAAACTCGGAGATATAATCGAAAAGACAAGCGGACTCGTGGCCGCCAGCTTTTCACCAGTCGATATCGACAGAATGAAAACATTCTTCAACGTTGCAAAAAGAAGTGGTAGAAAGTTCATTATCTCAATGAAACAGGCAATGCTCATAGATGTTTTGAGTGATGAGA
Coding sequences within it:
- a CDS encoding DMT family transporter — translated: MQNIAAFLAVLATICWGMDQVLGKASVRAIHPFFFNVIRSSFAFILILFLFLIFDGNFGKPWIVALAAASGLIGEFLAAELYFMVMKRSPAHIVIPAGNTDPLWGALGAMVLLGEKPGSAILASIILVLIGTFLLAERNGEKDGWRGGIFLALLVAALWGIMLPFAKICLDEGMTQIAYQTVRIGAAAAGCVLFWLVSGMRVGEVGRKPISLTLASGFLAFFLGFVLWLKALSLETASSLAPLLGGKVAFGFLFSVVLLRERTSLKSIAGACLIMAGIFLATL
- a CDS encoding MBL fold metallo-hydrolase; translated protein: MRITVFGGAGEIGGNQILLEGKETKILLDFGRSFARESLYFDEPYLSARKPEHLYSLHLLPDIEGIYPWEEIEPSISGIFISHAHLDHMDYIRYVKESIPIYVGEGTWKIITARDATGKSSKYQLAKFNEKLSDSPQRCIVPCRGFTIQPFRTGRELSVDEFKIKPVHVDHSAPAAYGFIIDGPEGRVVYTGDIRFHGYKRSFSEEFLRMAENPDVLITEGTNLVGFKPSSEEEVGRKLGDIIEKTSGLVAASFSPVDIDRMKTFFNVAKRSGRKFIISMKQAMLIDVLSDEIRQRLLDFPFTLGDENVLIYEREKEKTYKWEEKMIERYEVVDSSWVSEHQQEVLLFATYYDMLEMLTIKPEVGSVFIYSESEPWNEEGEFEFEKLENWLETLGMPLVHIHASGHASPFDLKRMIETLSPRKIIMVHSERPEIFKKFANVENMICPQQGVPIEL